One Antarctobacter heliothermus DNA segment encodes these proteins:
- a CDS encoding YbaK/EbsC family protein, giving the protein MSKSLKRVHAALIAAGLTPEILDVGQARTAQEAADSVGCALNQIAKSIIFRAETSGAAVLFLTAGGNRVCADKATALAGEPLGKADAALIRSQTGFAIGGVAPVGHLTPIRAWIDPRLLTFDTVWAAAGTPRHVFAVDPHRLPELTGATTADFTH; this is encoded by the coding sequence ATGAGCAAGAGCTTGAAACGCGTCCACGCTGCCCTCATCGCCGCCGGCCTCACCCCCGAGATCCTCGACGTCGGTCAGGCCCGCACGGCACAGGAAGCGGCCGACAGCGTTGGCTGCGCACTGAACCAGATCGCCAAATCGATCATCTTTCGCGCCGAAACCAGTGGCGCGGCGGTGCTCTTTCTGACCGCAGGCGGCAACCGGGTCTGCGCGGACAAAGCTACTGCCTTGGCTGGAGAACCGCTGGGCAAGGCCGACGCGGCGCTGATCCGCTCTCAGACCGGATTTGCCATCGGAGGTGTCGCCCCGGTGGGCCACCTGACCCCAATCCGGGCCTGGATCGATCCGCGCCTGCTGACGTTTGACACGGTCTGGGCCGCCGCCGGAACACCGCGCCACGTCTTTGCCGTCGATCCCCACCGCCTGCCCGAATTGACCGGCGCCACCACCGCCGATTTCACGCACTAG
- a CDS encoding DUF2852 domain-containing protein produces MTTAAYTTHLPANAGWLTRAEAWLDHKGKGAWIAAMVLGFVFFWPVGLAFLAYMIWSKRMFSKSCRTNGRHHEGRKAAWAAMKPSGNRAFDAYKTETLRRLESEQEAFQEFLERLREAKDKTEFDQFMDDRARRARSETEETEHA; encoded by the coding sequence ATGACCACCGCCGCATATACGACCCACCTGCCCGCCAATGCCGGCTGGCTTACACGGGCCGAGGCATGGCTGGATCACAAGGGCAAAGGTGCCTGGATCGCGGCCATGGTTCTCGGGTTCGTCTTCTTCTGGCCTGTCGGCCTTGCCTTTCTTGCCTACATGATCTGGAGCAAACGCATGTTTTCGAAATCCTGCCGCACCAACGGACGCCACCACGAAGGCCGCAAAGCGGCGTGGGCCGCGATGAAACCCTCTGGCAACCGTGCGTTCGATGCCTACAAGACTGAGACGCTCCGCCGCCTCGAGTCCGAGCAGGAAGCCTTTCAGGAGTTCCTGGAACGTCTGCGCGAAGCAAAGGACAAGACCGAGTTCGACCAGTTCATGGATGACCGCGCCCGCCGTGCCCGGTCCGAAACGGAAGAAACGGAACACGCCTGA
- a CDS encoding RDD family protein — translation MYSEPMSHLPDPERQVAFYDGVTVKRGLAWVVDTVLIALITLPISVFSIVGLFILPLMFLIIGFLYRWMFIAGGSSTPGMRLMSIEFRNSHGARLDGGEAFLHTLGFTVISSTVILQLGSIVMMFVTERGQGLHDMLLGTVALNRRY, via the coding sequence ATGTATTCCGAGCCTATGTCCCACCTGCCAGACCCCGAACGTCAGGTCGCCTTTTACGATGGCGTGACCGTCAAGCGCGGCTTGGCCTGGGTGGTCGACACCGTGCTCATCGCACTGATCACCCTCCCCATTTCCGTGTTTTCCATCGTCGGATTGTTTATCCTGCCGTTGATGTTCTTGATCATCGGTTTTCTGTACCGCTGGATGTTCATCGCGGGCGGTTCCTCGACTCCGGGGATGCGCTTGATGTCGATCGAGTTCCGCAATTCCCATGGCGCGCGGCTGGATGGGGGCGAGGCCTTTTTGCATACGCTGGGCTTTACGGTGATTTCCTCGACGGTGATTCTGCAACTAGGCTCCATCGTGATGATGTTCGTGACCGAACGCGGCCAGGGTCTGCATGACATGCTATTGGGGACTGTCGCGCTCAACCGTCGCTATTGA
- a CDS encoding arginyltransferase translates to MRHSLPLAPQFYVTAPQPCPYLEGRMERKLFTALQGESSQKLNDSLSKQGFRRSQNVLYRPSCADCAACLSARIDVTRFKPSRNQRRVQRRNAHIERRATSPWATEEQYDLFRRYLDERHADGGMADMDVFEFAAMVEETPIRSRVIEYIDRDSGALIATCLTDMLDDGLSMVYSFYEPDLARNSLGKWMILDHIEIAREAGLPYVYLGYWVPGSDKMGYKAEFNALEIFRRDGWERLENVGDFNAEMHPLSTDPIAEQVANISFPDTRG, encoded by the coding sequence ATGCGCCACTCGCTGCCGCTAGCTCCACAGTTCTATGTGACGGCTCCCCAGCCTTGCCCCTATCTGGAGGGCCGGATGGAGCGAAAGTTGTTCACAGCCTTACAAGGAGAGTCGTCACAGAAACTGAACGACTCGCTGTCGAAACAGGGCTTTCGCCGTTCGCAGAACGTGCTGTATCGGCCGTCCTGTGCCGATTGCGCTGCCTGTCTTTCGGCCCGAATCGACGTCACCCGGTTTAAACCGTCGCGCAATCAGCGCCGGGTCCAGCGTCGCAACGCCCATATCGAACGGCGCGCAACCAGCCCATGGGCGACCGAAGAACAATACGATCTGTTCCGCCGGTATCTGGACGAGCGCCACGCAGATGGCGGCATGGCGGATATGGACGTTTTTGAATTTGCCGCCATGGTCGAGGAGACACCGATCCGCAGCCGCGTAATCGAATACATAGATCGCGACAGCGGCGCGTTGATTGCCACCTGCCTGACCGACATGTTGGATGACGGTCTATCTATGGTCTATTCGTTTTACGAACCCGATCTGGCACGCAATTCGTTGGGCAAGTGGATGATCCTCGATCATATCGAGATCGCCCGTGAAGCTGGATTGCCCTACGTCTATTTGGGCTACTGGGTGCCCGGTAGCGACAAGATGGGCTACAAGGCAGAGTTCAACGCGCTGGAAATCTTCCGCCGCGATGGCTGGGAACGGCTGGAAAACGTCGGAGATTTCAACGCTGAAATGCACCCGCTGTCGACAGATCCGATTGCCGAACAGGTCGCCAACATCTCTTTTCCCGATACACGCGGCTGA
- a CDS encoding TRAP transporter large permease codes for MLFGLDGVEIGLIIVFLALFSAILSGFPVAFAIGGAGVISFGIIAALDSAGILVHQAIDSSSEPYSALIASGVPEKAISIFRYPDLPRVAADSIFPAGDYEGAMKRVIAGITNRINERVIAGQSIETLLAVLMFVLMGIVLERSKIANDLLTTMARVFGPLPGGLAVSIVVVGAFLAASTGIVGATVVTMGLLALPTMLRNNYAPELATGVIAASGTLGQIIPPSIVIVLLGTLAGDLYSAAQESRAQLAGCSDALTYLGTPAVVSVGTLFQAALLPGILLAVLYALYAFVYAMLNPSKAPAVEMGDSTGEPVTRGEAFTWYVGVPVALIAGTILLAQVGLVGTQTTQVNTFTETGDTASLRTNVSDTCKASMIDLHGQKAWDTAVAEQADIDAGGGTQTSTRLSAEEITALRAQTIDNAAPVGTGIAILTIMFGLILSVARGVSPSANPLPLQIGAGGLVLGLLVDIFLLSPTTSSLTTVLLMALPWAITIYGCFHAMGRLSKNELLRVVFPPLVLIVAVLGSILGGITNPTPAAALGAAGAIMLAAYRKLSEEDRSPKIVIWSTLAVVLMILTGINFDLRINTENVSFETWVAFFFAYVCWLYALFGLLFSCWVLFRSGVLTPAVRETAKVTSMVFTILIASQLLNLVVISFGGEEYIQQFLRSFDDPRTAFIIVMIILFILGFVLDFLEIIYIVVPIVGPVIYGAHFDPKWVTIMIAVNLQTSFLTPPFGFALFYLRGVAPKEVTTGHIYRGVIPFVLIQVLGLAILALFPGIVTIVPSLLGR; via the coding sequence ATGCTATTCGGATTGGACGGCGTCGAGATCGGCCTGATCATCGTCTTTCTCGCGCTTTTTTCGGCGATCCTCTCGGGCTTTCCGGTGGCCTTTGCCATCGGCGGTGCCGGGGTCATCTCCTTCGGTATCATCGCCGCGCTGGACAGCGCGGGCATTCTTGTTCACCAGGCAATCGACAGTTCGTCAGAACCGTATTCGGCTCTGATCGCCTCCGGAGTTCCGGAAAAGGCCATCTCGATCTTCCGATATCCTGATCTGCCCCGTGTGGCAGCGGATTCGATCTTTCCCGCAGGGGATTACGAAGGCGCGATGAAACGCGTCATCGCGGGTATCACCAATCGCATCAACGAACGGGTCATCGCCGGGCAGTCCATTGAGACTCTGCTGGCGGTTCTGATGTTCGTCCTGATGGGTATCGTTCTGGAACGTTCCAAGATCGCCAACGATCTGTTGACCACCATGGCGCGGGTCTTTGGCCCGCTGCCCGGCGGTCTGGCCGTGTCAATCGTGGTTGTGGGTGCCTTTCTGGCGGCCTCGACCGGGATCGTCGGCGCGACTGTCGTCACCATGGGCCTGCTCGCCTTGCCGACCATGCTGCGCAACAACTACGCGCCGGAACTGGCGACAGGTGTGATTGCCGCCTCTGGTACGCTGGGGCAGATCATTCCACCCTCTATCGTGATTGTCCTGCTGGGCACGCTGGCCGGGGATCTTTATTCGGCGGCACAGGAATCGCGGGCGCAACTTGCGGGTTGTAGCGACGCGCTGACCTATCTGGGCACACCGGCAGTGGTCTCTGTCGGCACGTTGTTCCAAGCGGCGCTGCTGCCGGGCATCCTGCTGGCGGTGCTTTATGCGCTGTATGCCTTTGTCTACGCCATGCTGAACCCGTCCAAGGCACCCGCTGTGGAGATGGGTGATTCCACCGGAGAGCCCGTTACACGCGGCGAGGCGTTTACCTGGTATGTCGGTGTCCCTGTGGCGCTGATTGCGGGCACGATACTACTGGCCCAGGTTGGGCTGGTGGGTACGCAAACGACGCAGGTCAACACCTTTACGGAAACGGGTGACACTGCATCCTTGCGCACGAATGTGTCGGACACATGCAAAGCGTCGATGATTGACCTGCACGGTCAAAAAGCCTGGGACACGGCCGTGGCTGAACAGGCTGACATCGACGCAGGTGGCGGAACGCAAACCAGTACGCGCCTGTCCGCTGAAGAGATCACCGCGCTTCGGGCCCAGACCATTGACAATGCCGCACCTGTCGGCACCGGCATTGCGATCCTGACCATCATGTTTGGCCTGATCCTTTCGGTGGCGCGCGGCGTGTCTCCCTCGGCCAATCCACTGCCCTTGCAGATCGGCGCGGGTGGCCTTGTTCTGGGGTTGCTGGTCGATATCTTCCTTCTGTCGCCGACCACATCCTCTTTGACGACAGTGCTGCTGATGGCGCTGCCTTGGGCAATCACGATCTACGGCTGTTTTCATGCCATGGGCCGCCTGTCCAAGAACGAACTGTTGCGCGTGGTCTTCCCGCCGCTGGTCTTGATCGTGGCGGTGCTGGGGTCGATCCTTGGCGGCATCACCAACCCGACTCCCGCTGCGGCGCTGGGGGCGGCAGGGGCCATCATGCTGGCCGCCTATCGCAAGCTGTCGGAAGAAGACCGGAGCCCCAAGATTGTCATCTGGTCGACTCTGGCCGTGGTTCTGATGATCCTGACGGGCATCAACTTTGACCTGCGCATCAACACGGAAAACGTTTCGTTCGAGACTTGGGTGGCGTTCTTCTTTGCCTATGTCTGCTGGCTGTACGCGCTTTTCGGTCTGCTGTTCAGCTGTTGGGTTCTGTTCCGATCCGGAGTTCTGACGCCAGCGGTGCGGGAAACGGCCAAGGTGACCTCGATGGTCTTTACCATCCTGATCGCCTCGCAGCTGTTGAACCTTGTGGTGATCTCATTCGGGGGTGAGGAATACATCCAGCAGTTCCTGCGCAGCTTTGACGATCCGCGCACCGCCTTTATCATCGTGATGATCATCCTGTTCATCTTGGGCTTTGTGCTGGATTTCCTTGAGATCATTTACATCGTGGTGCCGATTGTGGGGCCGGTGATCTATGGGGCGCACTTCGATCCGAAATGGGTGACGATCATGATCGCGGTGAACCTGCAAACGTCGTTCCTGACTCCACCCTTTGGCTTTGCGCTGTTCTATCTGCGCGGCGTGGCGCCCAAGGAGGTCACGACGGGACATATCTATCGTGGTGTGATCCCGTTTGTGTTGATCCAGGTACTGGGACTGGCCATTCTGGCGCTGTTCCCAGGGATCGTGACCATCGTTCCTTCGTTGCTGGGGCGCTGA
- a CDS encoding TRAP transporter small permease subunit produces the protein MEETEPAGFGQFMGALGDGIVWILQNLAMAFYNLGYAVTHSADWLGWTSGMETLEQKQSMMRLVYYGASVEFFFVVFVFFLVIFAFGVWKNTFLWGVVRVLEGFANTVGRFAAWAGLLMVLQQVVIVFLQRIFTRPDIVFGFGIPLQFDISWYAEELKLYNAMVVALCLTYTFVQGGHVRVDLVYAAVSHRTKRVIDMFGSLFFMLPMAVLIWMFTWTFMWRSMIVPPVNATDQLDRLVLKARALRWNVETIGFSPNGFNGYFLFKVLMLVMIGMIFVHAWSFFYRSYLEWIEGPESDGKYLDKDVIEQGEEPYDHAEF, from the coding sequence ATGGAAGAAACAGAGCCTGCCGGTTTCGGGCAATTCATGGGAGCGTTGGGGGACGGGATTGTCTGGATCCTGCAAAACCTCGCCATGGCGTTCTACAATCTGGGATATGCGGTGACGCATTCCGCCGACTGGCTGGGCTGGACGAGCGGAATGGAGACGTTGGAACAAAAGCAATCGATGATGCGGCTGGTCTACTACGGCGCCTCGGTTGAGTTTTTCTTTGTGGTGTTCGTCTTCTTCCTGGTGATCTTTGCCTTTGGAGTTTGGAAAAACACCTTTCTCTGGGGTGTGGTTCGGGTGCTGGAGGGCTTTGCCAATACCGTCGGTCGCTTTGCCGCTTGGGCCGGTCTTTTGATGGTGCTGCAACAGGTGGTCATTGTCTTCCTGCAGCGGATCTTTACCCGGCCCGACATCGTGTTCGGCTTTGGTATCCCGCTGCAGTTCGACATCTCCTGGTATGCCGAAGAGCTGAAACTTTACAATGCGATGGTGGTCGCGCTGTGCTTGACCTACACCTTTGTGCAGGGCGGCCATGTGCGCGTTGACCTTGTCTATGCCGCCGTGTCGCACCGCACCAAGCGGGTGATTGACATGTTTGGCTCGCTTTTCTTCATGTTGCCGATGGCGGTGCTGATCTGGATGTTCACATGGACCTTCATGTGGCGTTCGATGATCGTTCCGCCGGTGAACGCCACGGACCAGTTGGACCGACTTGTGCTAAAGGCGCGCGCGCTGCGCTGGAACGTCGAGACAATCGGTTTTTCGCCAAACGGCTTTAACGGTTACTTTCTGTTCAAGGTCCTGATGCTGGTCATGATCGGCATGATCTTTGTCCATGCATGGTCCTTTTTCTACCGCTCTTACCTAGAGTGGATCGAAGGCCCCGAAAGCGACGGCAAATATCTGGACAAAGACGTGATCGAGCAGGGCGAAGAGCCCTACGATCACGCAGAATTCTAA
- a CDS encoding TRAP transporter substrate-binding protein, which produces MDRRSFLRNSTLGAGAAAAASTLAAPAYAQGKRTLTMVTSWPRGFAVLDDAATYLEQMVGEMSDGMLTIDKKAPGELVGALEVFDAVSSGQADMYHSADYYFINNHPGYAYFTAVPFGGTAQEVTNWYYHGGGEELHDELGLIFNMKGLNAGNSGSQSGGWFRNEITSADDFNGLKFRMPGLGGKVLGELGASVQNIPGGELYQALSSGALDGLEWVGPMADERAGFQEVAKIYYTAGFHEPGSALSANVNLDVWEGLTAQQQHILRYASMATTHYQLAETLANNGAALARLQSQGVKTLQFPDDVWDAFGAASKKVMDENMGDELFAKIRNSFETSMANSASWIGKSDAYYVEQRVRVLGG; this is translated from the coding sequence ATGGATCGCCGTTCTTTCCTTCGTAACTCGACTCTGGGTGCCGGTGCCGCTGCCGCAGCATCGACACTTGCCGCTCCGGCCTATGCACAGGGCAAGCGGACCCTGACCATGGTCACATCCTGGCCGCGCGGCTTTGCCGTTCTGGACGACGCAGCCACCTATCTTGAGCAGATGGTCGGTGAAATGTCCGATGGTATGCTGACCATCGACAAGAAAGCCCCGGGTGAACTGGTCGGCGCGCTGGAAGTGTTTGACGCCGTGTCGTCGGGCCAGGCGGACATGTATCACTCGGCTGACTACTACTTCATCAACAACCACCCGGGTTACGCGTATTTCACGGCCGTTCCGTTTGGCGGCACCGCGCAGGAAGTCACCAACTGGTACTACCATGGTGGCGGCGAAGAACTGCACGACGAACTGGGCTTGATTTTCAACATGAAGGGCCTGAATGCAGGCAACTCAGGTTCGCAGTCCGGTGGCTGGTTCCGGAATGAGATCACCTCGGCAGACGATTTCAACGGCCTGAAGTTCCGCATGCCCGGTCTGGGCGGCAAGGTTCTGGGTGAACTGGGCGCATCGGTGCAGAACATCCCCGGTGGCGAACTGTATCAGGCGCTGTCGTCTGGTGCCCTAGACGGACTGGAGTGGGTTGGCCCGATGGCCGATGAGCGCGCCGGTTTCCAGGAAGTTGCCAAGATCTACTACACCGCCGGTTTCCACGAGCCGGGCTCGGCCCTGTCCGCCAACGTCAACCTGGACGTCTGGGAAGGCCTGACCGCGCAGCAGCAGCACATCCTGCGCTATGCGTCGATGGCGACAACCCACTACCAGCTGGCCGAAACTCTTGCGAACAACGGTGCCGCGCTGGCACGTCTGCAATCGCAAGGCGTCAAGACGCTGCAATTCCCTGACGATGTCTGGGATGCCTTTGGCGCCGCGTCCAAAAAAGTCATGGACGAGAACATGGGTGATGAGCTGTTCGCCAAGATCCGCAACTCGTTCGAGACAAGCATGGCCAACTCGGCAAGCTGGATCGGCAAGTCGGACGCTTATTACGTCGAACAGCGCGTTCGCGTTCTGGGCGGCTGA
- a CDS encoding LysR substrate-binding domain-containing protein has product MADGLPPLNALRAFEAAGRHLSFAAAAKDLRVTQGAVAQHVRGMEARLGLRLFDRHARGLRLTEDGRRYHDQIARAFRLMEQATYDLRPGGRSVTISVTPSFASKWLIPTMPDFTARHPDIELRVLATEALSRFRADGVDIAVRFGVSQGLAGMEARTLFSGEAIAVCAPDLPGDGMQGRTLLHHSLDLWPAFLETVLGQAHRDHLPGPRFSQITLAVEAAMAGQGVALASPFLVARDIRLGRLVQAVPGTLATSQTYDALCPREDLADPSRRLVFDWLCAAAERETCSLT; this is encoded by the coding sequence TTGGCTGATGGACTTCCTCCGCTGAATGCCCTGCGCGCCTTTGAGGCGGCAGGACGGCATCTGAGCTTTGCTGCGGCGGCCAAAGACCTCCGCGTGACACAAGGTGCCGTCGCCCAGCATGTGCGTGGGATGGAGGCCCGCCTTGGTCTGCGACTGTTTGATCGGCACGCGCGCGGGTTGCGTTTGACCGAAGACGGGAGGCGGTATCATGACCAGATTGCGCGCGCCTTTCGTTTGATGGAACAGGCGACGTATGACCTGCGCCCGGGGGGGCGCAGCGTCACTATTTCGGTCACGCCTTCGTTCGCGTCGAAATGGTTGATCCCGACGATGCCGGATTTCACCGCCCGTCACCCGGACATCGAATTGCGTGTCCTTGCAACAGAGGCGTTGTCGCGGTTCCGCGCCGATGGGGTCGATATCGCGGTGCGGTTTGGCGTGTCACAGGGGTTGGCGGGGATGGAGGCGCGTACCTTGTTTAGCGGCGAAGCTATTGCTGTCTGTGCGCCGGATCTGCCGGGCGATGGGATGCAGGGGCGAACCCTGCTGCATCATTCGCTAGACCTGTGGCCTGCGTTCCTTGAGACCGTGTTGGGTCAAGCCCACCGCGATCATCTGCCAGGTCCCCGGTTCAGCCAGATCACTCTGGCCGTCGAGGCGGCCATGGCCGGGCAGGGAGTTGCCCTTGCCAGCCCGTTTCTTGTGGCCCGCGACATCCGTTTGGGGCGTTTGGTGCAGGCAGTGCCGGGCACTTTGGCGACCTCGCAGACTTACGATGCACTTTGCCCGCGTGAGGATCTGGCGGACCCGTCGCGGCGGCTGGTCTTTGATTGGCTTTGCGCGGCAGCAGAGCGGGAAACCTGTTCCCTAACGTAA
- a CDS encoding DUF6552 family protein codes for MAGVELQTMTCPDTSALAGKPSPRRTDALVDTVKWGASIAQIGGYAATGFGFTTWALPFFAIGLLGWLAVGLAWRDRAIILIHLVAMVAMLTGLVTRG; via the coding sequence ATGGCAGGAGTAGAACTGCAGACAATGACATGCCCAGACACCTCGGCGCTTGCTGGGAAACCCTCCCCACGCCGGACTGACGCGCTTGTCGATACGGTAAAATGGGGTGCCTCTATCGCACAGATCGGCGGCTATGCCGCAACCGGGTTCGGCTTTACCACATGGGCATTGCCCTTTTTCGCGATCGGGCTGCTGGGCTGGCTGGCAGTTGGGCTAGCATGGCGTGACCGGGCGATCATCCTGATCCACCTGGTTGCCATGGTCGCGATGCTGACCGGGCTTGTTACGCGCGGCTGA
- a CDS encoding cache domain-containing protein, with amino-acid sequence MRSILQRFRPSYRQKLFLLAAAPMVLAVLAIALLVAEQSRAMAEQEIRQLEAQLLEAKKRELRNYVTQARNGFYFIYGSAAPDNEAAKEQVMQILAAMIYGEEGFFFVYDYEGRNLVSPRQTDLINGNHWDLTDSEGTYVVREFIEIARQGAGYVDHLWPKPSTGEEGRMITYVTSFPSWRWAVGTGVFIDDVLVSVAAARAEVEAKVRRTFVYIGAITFAALMVVFASGLVLNIRERRLADAKLRELTQRVLDTQEEERGRVARELHDGISQILVGVRYALDVARRRVASGDLRAADTLAKGTDNLGLAIQEVRRISRDLRPGVLDDLGLGPAIKTLAEDFQTRTGIDTHFATVVFRNRLDQDAKIAMYRIAQEALTNVERHANASHVRIDLRGHRAGATLKIADDGIGLRDARAHTPGIGLRNMQERMDQLGGTLRILSSRDGTLIEAQVPLSHMLPPEDGTVTQPKVRA; translated from the coding sequence ATGCGCAGCATCCTGCAACGCTTTCGCCCGTCCTACCGTCAGAAGCTGTTTCTTCTGGCCGCGGCCCCTATGGTTCTAGCCGTCTTGGCCATTGCGCTGCTGGTGGCCGAACAGTCGCGCGCCATGGCCGAGCAGGAGATCCGGCAGCTGGAAGCGCAACTGCTGGAGGCCAAGAAGCGCGAGTTGCGCAACTATGTCACCCAAGCCCGCAATGGGTTCTATTTCATTTACGGTTCTGCTGCGCCGGACAATGAGGCGGCCAAAGAACAGGTCATGCAGATCCTCGCCGCGATGATTTACGGCGAAGAGGGATTCTTCTTTGTCTACGACTATGAAGGCCGCAACCTTGTCTCACCGCGTCAGACTGACCTGATCAACGGCAATCATTGGGATTTGACCGACAGCGAAGGCACCTATGTGGTGCGCGAGTTCATCGAGATCGCCCGTCAGGGCGCAGGCTATGTCGATCACCTCTGGCCCAAACCCTCAACCGGCGAAGAGGGGCGCATGATCACCTATGTTACCTCATTTCCCAGTTGGCGTTGGGCGGTTGGCACCGGCGTCTTTATCGACGACGTACTGGTCAGCGTGGCGGCGGCCCGCGCCGAGGTCGAGGCCAAGGTCCGGCGCACGTTCGTTTATATCGGCGCAATCACCTTTGCCGCGCTGATGGTGGTCTTTGCCTCTGGTCTTGTGTTGAACATCCGTGAACGGCGGCTGGCCGACGCCAAGCTGCGCGAACTCACCCAGCGGGTTCTCGACACGCAGGAAGAGGAACGCGGCCGCGTCGCGCGTGAACTGCATGACGGCATCAGCCAGATCCTTGTTGGCGTGCGCTACGCGCTGGACGTGGCGCGACGTCGTGTGGCCTCTGGCGATCTGCGTGCAGCGGACACGCTGGCCAAGGGCACTGACAATCTGGGCCTTGCGATTCAGGAGGTACGCCGCATCAGCCGCGACCTCCGACCGGGCGTGTTGGATGATCTGGGCCTTGGGCCCGCGATCAAGACACTGGCCGAGGATTTTCAGACCCGCACCGGGATAGACACCCATTTCGCAACCGTTGTGTTTCGCAACCGGTTGGATCAGGACGCCAAGATCGCGATGTACCGCATCGCACAAGAGGCTCTGACCAATGTTGAACGCCACGCCAACGCCAGCCATGTTCGCATCGACCTGCGCGGACATCGCGCCGGAGCCACGCTGAAGATCGCCGATGATGGCATCGGATTGCGCGATGCGCGGGCGCATACACCCGGCATCGGTCTGCGCAACATGCAGGAACGGATGGACCAACTGGGCGGGACGTTGCGCATCTTGTCCTCCCGCGATGGGACCCTTATCGAGGCACAGGTACCGCTCAGCCACATGCTGCCCCCTGAGGATGGCACAGTCACCCAACCCAAGGTCCGCGCATGA
- a CDS encoding response regulator transcription factor, whose product MNLRPTRVVVVDDHPMVAEGIEAILESYDDINVVATLSDGQTMIDRLEELSPDVILMDLNMPGLGGLSATEMILELRPATRILVLSMHDSREYISTALSHGARGYVLKDVPTDEIKRAIDSVMAGNRYLCPGAEGALTPSGQDREQLTNREQMVLLQLAQGKSNKQVAEALDISVRTVETHRKNIRRKLGVSSTAELMRYALEHGVLQGTGANF is encoded by the coding sequence ATGAACCTCCGCCCCACCCGCGTTGTCGTTGTCGATGATCACCCGATGGTCGCCGAAGGCATAGAGGCGATCCTTGAAAGCTATGATGACATCAACGTGGTTGCGACGCTGTCAGACGGGCAAACCATGATCGACCGCCTGGAAGAGTTGTCGCCAGATGTCATTCTGATGGACCTCAACATGCCGGGTCTTGGTGGGCTGTCAGCCACCGAGATGATCCTGGAACTGCGGCCCGCCACGCGTATTCTGGTGCTGTCGATGCACGACTCCCGCGAATACATCAGCACAGCGCTCAGCCATGGCGCGCGGGGATATGTGCTCAAGGACGTGCCGACAGATGAGATCAAGCGCGCCATCGACTCTGTAATGGCCGGAAACCGCTATCTGTGTCCCGGCGCAGAGGGCGCATTGACCCCTTCCGGTCAGGACCGCGAGCAACTGACCAACCGCGAACAGATGGTGTTACTGCAACTGGCGCAGGGCAAGTCGAACAAGCAGGTCGCCGAAGCCTTGGATATTTCGGTGCGCACGGTCGAGACGCACCGAAAGAACATCCGCCGCAAACTGGGCGTCAGTAGCACTGCCGAACTCATGCGTTATGCGCTGGAACACGGCGTTTTGCAGGGGACCGGCGCGAATTTCTGA